A single region of the Anaerostipes rhamnosivorans genome encodes:
- a CDS encoding ABC transporter permease produces MGIFMVIKNDIRKRKSQTVILILLSLLITLLMTTAVSVLWQSREQYDLMARKVNAPEVINIFTKQQKPEAEKVYQKLKKQTETKSVQKEDILLLGQDNNVRFGGNKWFSNGIIIRAVPGQYTLTEGNLHRKGIFVPVSLQSSEQLKLQDDVTLQMSGQKKKYPIAGFFEDPFLGGAMTGYKQLFLDQETFRELMKSPGAQHYQASLVSLWTKAHAGTTFTDRIKTLNEKTGFSRTGSLYMESSMMKMSSMILTDIFMGLIFLFSLLLLVIMLITIRYLIASSLEDDYKEIGVLNALGYSKRTLVSGKRLYMILLFMLGGAGGCIGSVFTVSPLARYAMDGSGILWHGGVRPVPVLASVTVMAVFVLLVSWLSLKRIYKLSTIQAIRNGKEDIYFKKRYQVPMERLTVLPLPFRMAVKNVSVRLPQYMLLIIVCGFMVFSLVSISALNENMKDIKKTAALFGNTDSDISVSETFTPGTKENDSFEEFMKTMEQEKDVQSVYSSEHEYVDMDGQKMLLSVISRFTDGNYQEPLDGRIPKYDNEMMLTEISSKYLSKNIGDTVQITYEGKEKKYLVVGLYQSSNDGGKIGCMTVEGFRKIFSGYKYHSCEILLKDQSKEQKVIKRIGQIGRKNGLDLKIESVRDQVEEMMSDIQNGILALVVLFYVLCLCMSGFITFLLSMTFLKQQKRDLAIQRSLGYSVRQLRLQFALGFGIIGLSGALLGVLSVGLLTNRMFGALFGSIGITKFHAEITAAGIVTPVISLTVFLIAFSYLISRVIKKYGVRQLSEDV; encoded by the coding sequence ATGGGTATCTTTATGGTCATAAAAAATGATATCCGCAAGCGAAAAAGCCAGACGGTGATTCTGATTCTTTTAAGCCTGCTGATCACCCTTTTGATGACCACAGCAGTATCCGTTCTGTGGCAGAGCAGGGAACAGTATGACCTTATGGCACGGAAGGTAAATGCCCCGGAAGTCATCAATATTTTTACAAAGCAACAAAAACCAGAGGCGGAAAAAGTCTATCAGAAGCTTAAAAAACAAACAGAAACCAAAAGTGTGCAGAAGGAAGATATTCTTTTGCTCGGCCAGGACAACAATGTCAGATTCGGCGGGAACAAATGGTTTTCAAACGGGATCATCATCCGTGCGGTTCCTGGGCAGTATACCTTGACAGAGGGCAACCTGCATAGAAAAGGAATTTTTGTTCCTGTATCCTTACAGTCTTCAGAGCAGTTAAAGCTGCAGGATGATGTAACGCTGCAGATGTCGGGGCAGAAAAAGAAGTATCCGATTGCTGGATTTTTTGAGGATCCCTTTCTGGGAGGAGCCATGACCGGATATAAGCAGCTGTTCCTGGATCAGGAGACCTTCCGTGAACTAATGAAATCACCGGGAGCCCAGCACTATCAGGCTTCTCTGGTCAGCCTTTGGACGAAGGCGCATGCCGGCACAACTTTTACTGACCGGATAAAAACTTTGAATGAAAAGACAGGGTTTTCCAGAACCGGTTCTCTGTATATGGAAAGCTCAATGATGAAGATGTCATCCATGATTCTTACGGATATTTTTATGGGACTGATCTTTCTGTTCAGCCTTCTTTTATTGGTTATCATGCTCATTACCATCCGGTATCTGATTGCCTCATCTCTGGAGGATGATTATAAGGAAATCGGTGTTCTCAATGCACTGGGTTACTCAAAAAGGACGCTGGTGTCGGGGAAGAGGTTGTATATGATACTTTTATTTATGCTTGGTGGTGCAGGCGGATGTATCGGATCGGTATTTACCGTATCCCCGCTGGCCAGGTATGCCATGGACGGTTCAGGGATCTTATGGCACGGCGGTGTCCGCCCAGTACCAGTCCTGGCCTCTGTGACTGTTATGGCAGTATTTGTGCTGCTGGTTTCCTGGCTCAGCCTTAAAAGAATTTATAAGCTTTCTACGATACAGGCGATCCGCAATGGGAAGGAAGATATTTATTTTAAAAAGAGATATCAGGTTCCCATGGAGCGTTTAACAGTCCTTCCGCTGCCGTTTCGAATGGCAGTGAAAAATGTATCCGTCCGTCTGCCTCAATATATGCTTTTAATCATAGTGTGTGGTTTTATGGTTTTTTCATTGGTCAGCATTTCTGCACTGAACGAAAATATGAAGGATATTAAAAAGACAGCGGCGTTGTTTGGAAATACAGACTCTGATATTTCCGTGTCTGAGACGTTTACGCCGGGTACAAAGGAAAACGACAGTTTTGAGGAATTTATGAAGACCATGGAGCAGGAAAAGGATGTCCAGTCTGTTTATTCGTCAGAGCATGAATACGTGGATATGGACGGGCAGAAAATGCTCTTGTCCGTGATCAGCAGGTTTACTGACGGAAATTATCAGGAGCCGCTTGATGGGCGGATCCCGAAGTATGATAACGAGATGATGCTGACGGAAATTTCGTCAAAATATCTCTCAAAGAATATTGGGGATACGGTGCAGATCACTTATGAGGGAAAAGAGAAGAAGTACCTGGTGGTCGGCTTGTATCAGTCCAGCAACGATGGAGGAAAAATTGGATGTATGACTGTTGAAGGATTTCGAAAGATTTTCTCTGGATACAAGTACCATTCTTGTGAGATTCTTTTGAAGGATCAGTCAAAAGAACAAAAAGTGATAAAGAGGATTGGGCAGATAGGAAGGAAAAACGGACTTGATTTGAAGATAGAAAGTGTCAGAGACCAGGTGGAAGAGATGATGTCAGATATCCAGAATGGAATTTTGGCCTTGGTTGTCCTGTTTTACGTCTTATGTCTCTGTATGTCGGGTTTCATCACATTTCTTCTGTCTATGACATTCTTAAAACAGCAGAAGCGCGATCTGGCTATCCAGAGAAGTCTTGGGTATTCAGTCCGTCAGCTGAGGCTTCAGTTTGCATTGGGCTTTGGAATCATTGGGCTTTCTGGGGCTCTGCTAGGGGTACTGTCTGTGGGGCTTTTAACAAACCGTATGTTTGGTGCTTTATTTGGCAGTATAGGGATTACAAAATTTCATGCGGAGATTACAGCAGCGGGGATTGTAACTCCTGTGATTTCTCTGACGGTATTTTTGATCGCTTTTTCCTATTTGATATCCAGAGTGATAAAGAAATATGGGGTCAGACAGCTGTCAGAGGATGTGTAA
- a CDS encoding ABC transporter ATP-binding protein, with protein MKTIIETSNLCKSYASEGQQLHVLRNIDLEIYDGQFTVIMGPSGSGKSTLLYMLSGMDTATSGTVSVCGEPVHKKKDRDTARFRQETAGFIFQQMNLLSHLTCFENICTAGYLKKGRSKKETHQEARELIERTGIQDLSRRLPSQMSGGQQQRCAIVRALINRPKILFADEPTGALNSASGKEILDLLYSLCRAGQNTLVVTHDLKAALRADRILYLKDGKIEGELSLPPYEEASAPVREKQLIGWLSGMGW; from the coding sequence GCCAGCGAAGGACAGCAGCTTCACGTCTTAAGAAATATCGACTTGGAAATTTATGACGGACAATTTACGGTCATTATGGGTCCCAGCGGTTCTGGAAAGTCGACACTGCTTTATATGCTGAGCGGTATGGACACAGCTACCAGCGGGACAGTTTCTGTCTGTGGAGAACCGGTGCACAAAAAGAAGGACCGGGATACTGCCCGGTTCCGCCAGGAGACGGCTGGTTTTATTTTTCAGCAGATGAATCTTCTGTCTCATTTAACCTGCTTTGAGAATATATGTACGGCGGGTTATTTAAAGAAAGGGAGAAGTAAAAAGGAAACACATCAGGAGGCACGGGAGTTGATAGAGAGAACCGGTATCCAGGATCTTTCCCGGAGACTGCCGTCGCAGATGTCTGGGGGCCAGCAGCAGAGATGTGCCATCGTAAGGGCTCTGATTAACCGTCCTAAGATCCTATTTGCGGATGAACCAACCGGTGCCCTTAATTCGGCTTCTGGAAAAGAAATTTTAGACCTGCTTTATTCTCTGTGCCGGGCAGGCCAGAATACTCTGGTGGTGACCCATGACTTAAAGGCGGCCTTAAGAGCTGACCGCATTTTATATTTAAAAGACGGGAAGATTGAGGGAGAATTAAGCCTGCCGCCTTATGAGGAGGCAAGTGCCCCTGTCCGGGAGAAGCAGCTGATCGGCTGGCTGTCAGGAATGGGGTGGTAG